A genomic region of Granulicella sp. L56 contains the following coding sequences:
- a CDS encoding O-acetyl-ADP-ribose deacetylase, with translation MARFEVFRGDITKLQVDAIVNAANSSLPGGGGVDGAIHRAAGKELLCACEKLGGCPTGSAKATPGFNLPAKWVFHAVGPVWSGGTHNEPELLAGCYRRCMELAREHEAKSIAFPAISTGIYHFPRQQAAEIAVRAVREHIQASGLDQVIFCCFDEPTAQIYEKVLAMGN, from the coding sequence ATGGCTCGGTTCGAAGTCTTTCGCGGCGACATTACGAAGCTCCAGGTCGATGCCATCGTCAACGCGGCCAACTCCTCTCTGCCGGGCGGAGGAGGCGTCGATGGTGCCATTCACCGCGCAGCAGGTAAAGAGCTGCTTTGCGCCTGTGAGAAGCTGGGTGGCTGTCCCACTGGCTCGGCCAAGGCCACACCCGGCTTCAATCTTCCGGCAAAGTGGGTCTTCCACGCCGTTGGGCCGGTCTGGAGCGGGGGCACTCATAACGAACCCGAATTGCTGGCTGGCTGCTACCGCCGCTGCATGGAGCTTGCCCGCGAGCACGAGGCAAAGTCCATCGCCTTCCCGGCAATTTCGACTGGAATCTATCACTTTCCTCGGCAGCAGGCTGCAGAGATCGCCGTCCGGGCAGTCCGGGAGCATATACAGGCAAGCGGTTTAGACCAGGTCATCTTCTGCTGCTTTGACGAGCCCACAGCGCAGATCTACGAGAAGGTCCTCGCCATGGGCAACTGA
- a CDS encoding choice-of-anchor A family protein, giving the protein MPFGIASAYNLVALGTVDANGNTLIAGNISTNADITGRVAAANQITVGTTIGSSLNADPYGSAATYDFVSANGLNSGEQFNLNSHGNAYAPGSNGNFNFNGGGHRVTTGSSGIDFNSLRTSLDAETLTLAALTSTGSVLGTNQPGVNPSFFVLKGTDPSLNIFNITAAEFADTNHPIDIQAPAGSTIIINVAGTNVTLGTGLYYNQNQTSGDSAADADILFNFATAQTVTIDGQFSASILAPFAVLSGNSQMAGNFIAAQIGQTGEVHNVEFTGTLPDGPSAVTPEPASLMLMGTGMLGLAAALRRRLS; this is encoded by the coding sequence ATGCCATTCGGGATCGCCAGTGCATATAACCTGGTCGCCTTGGGTACCGTAGATGCGAACGGCAACACGTTGATCGCAGGAAATATCAGCACCAACGCCGACATTACCGGTCGCGTCGCCGCCGCCAACCAGATCACCGTCGGCACCACCATCGGCAGCAGCCTCAACGCCGACCCCTATGGCTCGGCAGCGACCTACGACTTCGTCTCCGCCAACGGCCTCAACTCGGGCGAGCAGTTCAACCTGAATAGCCACGGCAACGCCTACGCTCCAGGCAGCAATGGCAACTTCAACTTCAACGGCGGCGGCCATCGCGTCACCACCGGTTCGTCGGGCATTGACTTCAACTCCCTGCGCACCTCGCTCGACGCCGAAACGCTCACTCTCGCCGCGCTCACCTCTACTGGCAGCGTGCTCGGCACCAACCAGCCCGGCGTCAACCCTTCCTTCTTTGTCCTGAAGGGTACTGACCCCAGCTTGAACATCTTCAACATCACCGCAGCGGAGTTTGCCGACACCAACCACCCCATCGACATCCAGGCACCCGCGGGTTCCACCATCATCATCAACGTCGCCGGAACCAACGTCACACTGGGCACCGGACTCTACTACAACCAGAACCAGACCTCCGGCGACAGTGCAGCCGACGCCGATATCCTCTTCAACTTCGCCACCGCGCAGACAGTCACGATCGATGGCCAGTTCAGCGCCTCTATCCTTGCTCCCTTTGCAGTTCTCAGTGGAAACAGCCAGATGGCCGGCAACTTTATCGCTGCCCAGATCGGCCAGACCGGAGAAGTACACAATGTAGAGTTCACGGGCACGCTTCCCGATGGACCAAGTGCAGTCACACCAGAACCCGCTTCGCTGATGCTGATGGGTACGGGGATGCTCGGCTTAGCCGCCGCGCTTCGCCGCAGACTAAGCTAG
- a CDS encoding inorganic phosphate transporter, with translation MATPAVLPPSSVLDEKLKKSSPGKIGIIIFSLMLVGGLGYIISKLASDLSVVHTASVFPYFLLGLALLIALGFEFVNGFHDTANAVATVIYTHSLEPHFAVAWSGLWNFVGVLTSSGAVAFAVISLLPVELILKVSKGSGFAMVFALLVAAIIWNLATWYRGLPASSSHTMIGSILGVGFANQLMNGVNGTSGVDWGQATKVFKALLFSPLVGFVMAALVFLLFKFVMRDPRLYEAPKGTEPPPLYIRALLILTCTGVSFAHGSNDGQKGMGLIMLILVGTVPTAYALNHAVGARQTQTFAAVSQQVVSTVENYVTPGTVIADSGAELERFVSSHQFQPSTMLALQQMVGDIRNEAVGYGSLGKVPAAMQANVRNQMYLTSETLRLLPKYGPKVSGNDQKVLDNYKGFLDISTKFIPTWVKVAVALALGLGTMVGWKRIVVTVGEKIGKTHLTYAQGASAELVAMVTILAADGYGLPVSTTHVLSSGVAGTMAANRSGLQMSTIRDIALAWVFTLPAAAVLSGALYWLFSSFTK, from the coding sequence ATGGCTACACCCGCTGTACTGCCCCCGAGTTCCGTACTTGACGAAAAGCTGAAGAAATCTTCCCCTGGAAAAATCGGCATCATCATCTTTTCGCTGATGCTGGTTGGGGGGCTTGGCTACATCATCAGTAAGCTGGCCAGCGATCTTTCGGTGGTCCACACTGCGAGCGTCTTTCCCTATTTTCTGCTCGGATTGGCTCTGTTGATTGCCCTTGGCTTCGAGTTCGTCAATGGTTTTCACGACACGGCGAATGCAGTCGCGACGGTGATCTATACGCACTCGCTGGAGCCGCACTTCGCGGTGGCGTGGTCTGGACTGTGGAACTTTGTGGGCGTGCTGACCAGCTCGGGCGCGGTTGCCTTTGCCGTGATCTCATTGCTGCCGGTGGAGCTGATCCTGAAGGTGAGCAAGGGGTCGGGCTTCGCCATGGTCTTCGCCCTTCTGGTAGCGGCGATCATCTGGAACCTGGCTACGTGGTATCGCGGCCTGCCTGCTTCGAGCTCGCACACCATGATCGGCTCAATTCTAGGAGTGGGCTTTGCCAACCAGTTGATGAACGGCGTCAATGGAACCAGCGGCGTTGACTGGGGACAGGCGACGAAGGTGTTCAAAGCGCTGCTGTTCTCTCCGCTGGTGGGGTTTGTAATGGCCGCGCTGGTGTTTCTGCTCTTCAAGTTTGTGATGCGCGATCCGCGGCTGTATGAGGCTCCGAAAGGCACGGAGCCGCCGCCGCTCTACATTCGCGCGCTGCTGATCCTTACCTGTACGGGCGTCAGCTTCGCACACGGCTCCAACGATGGTCAGAAGGGTATGGGGCTGATCATGCTGATTCTGGTGGGTACAGTGCCGACGGCTTATGCACTGAACCACGCTGTAGGGGCGCGGCAGACCCAGACGTTTGCGGCGGTCTCGCAGCAGGTGGTCAGTACCGTAGAAAACTATGTCACTCCGGGAACCGTGATCGCCGATAGCGGGGCAGAACTGGAGCGTTTTGTCAGCTCGCACCAGTTTCAGCCGTCTACGATGCTCGCGCTGCAGCAGATGGTAGGCGACATTCGCAACGAGGCGGTTGGGTATGGATCGCTGGGCAAGGTTCCAGCAGCGATGCAGGCCAACGTGCGCAACCAGATGTATCTGACCAGCGAGACATTACGCCTGCTGCCGAAGTACGGACCCAAGGTCAGCGGCAACGACCAGAAGGTGCTCGATAACTACAAGGGCTTTCTCGATATCTCGACCAAGTTCATTCCTACCTGGGTCAAGGTAGCCGTAGCGCTGGCTCTTGGACTGGGAACCATGGTGGGGTGGAAGCGCATCGTCGTTACCGTTGGCGAGAAGATCGGCAAGACCCACCTGACCTATGCACAGGGAGCGAGTGCCGAACTGGTTGCCATGGTCACGATTCTGGCTGCCGATGGGTATGGGCTGCCAGTCAGTACAACGCATGTGCTGTCTTCAGGCGTGGCCGGAACCATGGCGGCGAACAGGAGCGGGCTGCAGATGTCCACGATTCGGGATATTGCGCTGGCGTGGGTCTTCACGCTGCCGGCAGCGGCGGTTCTATCGGGAGCGCTCTACTGGTTGTTCAGCAGCTTCACGAAGTAG
- a CDS encoding pyridoxal-phosphate dependent enzyme — translation MEEIKRSAKRPDGGDAEVEVRRYAAVLPEFPPVSLGEGWTPLLRSRQFSGLFVKDEGRNPTGSFEDRGMGLAVAAAKHYGVQQLSIASQGENAAALAAYATAAGIVARVFLPHDVATSNYLECAAFGAEVTLVDGLIGDCERVREEQAGASLDVSEFKEPFRLEGVKTMGYELVEQMGWEYPEAVFCPTGIGVLAIWKAFEEMEQLGWVAGRRPRIYVGSGDINSFIMSIIDGSGGRAVERGDALASLLDWAKQEGLLLSPEGAAGVGAYRALLASGELSAGDRVVLINGSAGVKHAEAMARALRLRPSLPTSLPVGGIITP, via the coding sequence ATGGAGGAGATCAAGCGCTCTGCGAAGCGGCCTGACGGCGGCGATGCCGAGGTAGAAGTCCGGCGTTACGCTGCGGTCCTGCCGGAGTTTCCTCCGGTCAGTCTGGGTGAAGGTTGGACGCCTTTGCTCCGGAGTCGGCAGTTTTCGGGGCTTTTTGTGAAGGATGAGGGACGGAACCCCACGGGCTCATTTGAAGACCGTGGCATGGGGCTTGCAGTCGCAGCGGCAAAACACTATGGGGTTCAACAACTTAGCATTGCTTCGCAGGGCGAAAATGCAGCAGCGTTGGCTGCTTATGCAACTGCGGCTGGGATCGTGGCGCGTGTTTTTTTGCCGCACGATGTTGCGACGTCGAACTATCTGGAGTGTGCAGCTTTTGGTGCGGAAGTCACTCTGGTCGACGGACTGATCGGGGACTGTGAACGGGTGAGGGAAGAACAAGCAGGGGCTTCCCTTGATGTCTCAGAGTTCAAAGAGCCTTTTCGCCTGGAGGGTGTGAAGACGATGGGGTATGAGCTGGTGGAGCAGATGGGGTGGGAGTATCCGGAGGCTGTCTTTTGCCCAACCGGTATAGGGGTTTTGGCGATCTGGAAGGCGTTTGAGGAGATGGAGCAACTTGGGTGGGTGGCGGGGCGACGCCCTCGGATCTATGTGGGGAGCGGTGATATCAATTCCTTTATAATGAGTATTATAGACGGATCGGGTGGGCGAGCAGTGGAGCGGGGCGATGCCCTGGCCAGCCTGCTGGATTGGGCGAAGCAAGAGGGTCTGCTGCTTTCGCCAGAGGGGGCGGCTGGCGTGGGAGCCTATCGGGCTCTGCTGGCTTCCGGAGAGTTATCGGCGGGCGATAGGGTGGTTTTGATCAATGGCAGCGCGGGTGTGAAGCATGCCGAAGCCATGGCCAGGGCGCTGCGCCTGCGGCCTTCGCTGCCTACGAGTTTGCCGGTGGGCGGAATTATTACCCCTTAG
- a CDS encoding HAD-IIB family hydrolase, giving the protein MPNKSHPVRMIAVDMDGTLLGPEGHVSPRNLTALQAAEKAGIEVVVATGRRHCYAMRQLRGLGLREENAVISSNGTVTRTIGARLLERNLMQPHTARWLCSHIDEFRNALVITFDMVGPDGEDSRGALVVEHLEELHGSIGKWMAANEPYIAHVVPIEKALEDESPIQMMLCGTIERMRRAEARLLEHPGVSAVGVNPQEHTLAEISLNRTEYPERNLCIVDILPAGCSKGSALLRLVASRGLKAEEILAIGDNWNDVSMLEVTGHRLLMGNAPDDLKQAALERGWAVGRRHDEDGVAHAIEAVLAEA; this is encoded by the coding sequence ATGCCAAATAAGAGCCACCCCGTCCGCATGATTGCGGTCGATATGGACGGCACGCTGCTCGGGCCCGAGGGCCACGTAAGCCCTCGTAACCTCACTGCATTGCAGGCGGCAGAAAAGGCCGGTATCGAGGTCGTCGTCGCTACTGGCCGCCGCCACTGCTATGCCATGCGTCAACTGCGAGGACTTGGCCTCAGAGAAGAGAACGCCGTAATCAGCTCCAACGGCACCGTCACTCGGACCATCGGAGCTAGGCTTTTGGAGCGAAACCTAATGCAGCCGCACACCGCACGTTGGCTGTGCAGCCATATCGACGAATTTCGCAACGCGCTCGTCATCACCTTCGACATGGTCGGTCCAGATGGTGAAGATTCGCGGGGCGCTCTGGTCGTAGAGCACTTAGAGGAGTTGCACGGAAGCATTGGCAAATGGATGGCCGCCAATGAACCCTATATCGCACATGTTGTGCCAATTGAGAAGGCGCTCGAAGACGAATCCCCTATCCAGATGATGCTGTGCGGCACGATAGAACGGATGAGGCGGGCAGAGGCACGTCTGCTGGAGCATCCTGGTGTCTCTGCCGTGGGCGTAAATCCCCAGGAACACACTCTCGCTGAAATCTCACTGAATCGGACGGAGTATCCCGAACGAAATCTATGCATCGTGGACATTCTGCCAGCCGGATGCAGCAAGGGGTCGGCGTTGCTGCGACTGGTGGCAAGTCGGGGACTGAAGGCAGAGGAGATCCTGGCGATCGGGGACAACTGGAATGACGTTTCCATGCTCGAGGTGACTGGGCATAGATTGCTGATGGGCAACGCTCCCGATGATTTGAAGCAGGCAGCGCTCGAGCGGGGATGGGCCGTGGGCCGGAGGCACGATGAGGACGGGGTGGCACACGCAATCGAAGCGGTTCTGGCCGAGGCTTGA
- a CDS encoding lytic transglycosylase domain-containing protein — translation MRRNLLQRGLVMLAVVWTVCPLIHAMEHITLRNGFELDCVRREAVGNKVRLYLPEKATAVSDSAANAANYLEVSADAIVHVETVADVPQSIATSKTASTITASAPTKAEIHEMLAHSGASHDIDTDLLASVMKAESGGQVRAVSRTGARGLMQLMPSTATEMGVQDAFRPDQNIAGGTAYLDELLTRYRDNIVLALAAYNAGPAAVDRYHGVPPYRETKEYVARVIREFNRRKQMELVAQSR, via the coding sequence ATGCGGCGAAATTTACTTCAACGCGGGTTGGTGATGCTGGCGGTCGTCTGGACGGTCTGTCCACTGATCCATGCGATGGAACACATCACCCTGCGAAACGGGTTTGAGCTGGATTGTGTTCGCCGTGAGGCCGTTGGCAATAAGGTTCGGCTTTATCTTCCCGAGAAAGCTACGGCAGTATCGGATTCGGCTGCCAATGCCGCCAATTATCTTGAAGTTTCGGCGGATGCGATTGTTCATGTAGAGACGGTTGCCGATGTGCCTCAATCGATCGCCACATCAAAAACTGCTTCAACGATCACAGCGAGTGCACCGACAAAGGCTGAGATACACGAGATGCTTGCTCACTCTGGAGCTTCTCACGATATCGACACGGACCTTCTAGCCAGCGTGATGAAGGCCGAGAGCGGCGGGCAGGTACGAGCTGTATCGCGGACAGGGGCGCGAGGCCTGATGCAGTTGATGCCATCGACGGCCACCGAGATGGGCGTACAGGATGCCTTCCGTCCGGACCAGAACATCGCGGGAGGAACGGCATATTTAGATGAGCTGCTCACCCGATATCGCGACAATATCGTGCTGGCGCTGGCCGCTTATAACGCCGGGCCTGCGGCGGTAGACCGCTACCATGGAGTTCCCCCCTACCGCGAGACCAAGGAATACGTTGCGCGGGTCATCCGCGAGTTCAACCGGCGAAAGCAGATGGAACTTGTCGCACAGTCGCGGTAG
- a CDS encoding lysylphosphatidylglycerol synthase transmembrane domain-containing protein — protein sequence MKKRSGIVWIAVVVVLAVIVFLFRDKVHFDWKMFWQQLKHVEWIHIWAGIALIYATYWLRSVRWAVFLSPTKKIPAHSLLGSQFIGFTAVALFGRLADLTRPYLVSRRVALPLSSQVAVYTIERMFDLGAAAIIFSSALAFTPKDLPHHEVFVRAGELSLALTLVIAVFAGVVRVAGGVVAGFARATLGRLSKPVGESIATKIIGFRDGLNALSSKRDFGIAVLLSLTMWGMIGSAYMQTAHAFAQTPELAGLTFSRTMLLMAASIGGSLLQLPIIGWFTQIAVTAAAMHAFYGAPIEAATACGALLLLVTFLCIIPTGLVYSRVEHVSLKKIASESEAAGHAPEAVTETGN from the coding sequence ATGAAAAAGCGTAGTGGAATCGTGTGGATCGCAGTCGTTGTCGTGCTTGCGGTCATCGTCTTCCTGTTCCGTGACAAGGTGCACTTCGACTGGAAGATGTTCTGGCAGCAGTTGAAGCATGTGGAGTGGATCCATATCTGGGCAGGCATTGCGCTCATCTATGCCACCTACTGGCTTCGTTCGGTACGCTGGGCAGTCTTTCTATCACCCACCAAAAAAATTCCCGCTCACTCCCTGCTGGGATCGCAGTTTATCGGGTTTACGGCTGTGGCACTCTTTGGTCGTCTCGCTGACCTGACACGGCCCTACCTTGTGTCTAGGCGTGTTGCGCTGCCCCTAAGCTCGCAGGTTGCGGTGTATACGATTGAGCGGATGTTCGATCTTGGGGCAGCGGCAATCATCTTTTCGAGCGCGCTGGCTTTTACGCCCAAAGATCTCCCCCATCATGAAGTTTTTGTGCGCGCCGGTGAGTTGAGTCTCGCGCTGACGCTGGTGATTGCTGTCTTTGCAGGGGTCGTGCGAGTGGCTGGAGGCGTCGTCGCGGGGTTTGCGCGAGCGACGCTGGGACGGCTCTCAAAACCGGTTGGGGAGAGTATCGCCACAAAGATTATTGGATTTCGCGATGGACTGAATGCGCTGTCGTCGAAGCGCGATTTCGGCATAGCGGTTCTGCTCTCCCTAACGATGTGGGGAATGATCGGGTCGGCATATATGCAAACCGCGCATGCGTTTGCGCAGACACCCGAATTGGCCGGGCTTACCTTCTCACGGACGATGCTGTTGATGGCGGCGAGTATTGGCGGTTCGCTGCTGCAGCTTCCGATCATCGGGTGGTTTACCCAGATTGCCGTGACAGCAGCGGCGATGCATGCGTTCTATGGCGCTCCGATTGAGGCTGCAACGGCATGTGGAGCGTTGTTGCTGCTGGTAACCTTCCTCTGCATCATTCCTACGGGGCTGGTGTACTCGCGAGTGGAGCATGTAAGCCTGAAGAAGATCGCAAGTGAGAGCGAAGCTGCCGGACATGCACCTGAAGCTGTCACGGAGACCGGCAACTAA